One stretch of Prunus persica cultivar Lovell chromosome G1, Prunus_persica_NCBIv2, whole genome shotgun sequence DNA includes these proteins:
- the LOC109946852 gene encoding uncharacterized protein LOC109946852 — protein MSDQTPLETKDNTSKNSSTNTKNPGMDSSHPYFVHQSDHPGLMLVPIKLNGTNYPSWSKSMLHALTAKNKVGFVNGSVQPPVETKQPTEYALWNQCNSMILSWLAHSVEPDLAKAVVHAKTVHQVWQDFKDQFSQKNAPTIYQIQKSIASLSQGTMTVSDYYKKLKDLWDELETYQTPLTCNEMKAHNTQKEEDRMMQFLMGLNDTYNGVRGNILMMSPLPNVRQAYSLVVQDETQQQITSGPTENFSIAVAIHSRSNNMSNNSTNKHCEHSDRNCHTIEECRTLKFHCKYCDRRGHTEDRCKFKNGAWVPNDTGIQGNRHNQSKQQRQGSRGHINSRGSFPTAHAADTAPSHEAQSYGFSAPTQPASQSNPLHGFSAEQLQELAHAVSMMSSTHSSGNSNAYANAAGLASFSIPSINSVFTKPWILDSGATDHITYDPRLFTKTE, from the coding sequence ATGTCAGATCAAACACCACTAGAAACCAAAGACAATACTtccaaaaattcaagcacCAACACCAAAAATCCTGGTATGGATTCATCACACCCATATTTTGTTCATCAATCAGATCACCCCGGTCTCATGCTCGTTCCCATAAAGTTGAATGGCACCAATTACCCATCTTGGAGTAAATCCATGCTCCATGCTCTCACGGCCAAGAACAAAGTTGGCTTTGTCAACGGATCCGTTCAACCTCCTGtagaaacaaaacaaccaaCCGAATATGCTCTCTGGAATCAATGCAACAGTATGATTTTATCATGGCTTGCTCATTCGGTGGAACCTGATCTAGCCAAAGCAGTTGTTCATGCCAAGACTGTCCATCAAGTGTGGCAAGATTTCAAAGATCAATTCTCACAAAAGAATGCCCCAACCATATATCAGATACAGAAATCCATCGCCTCTCTCTCACAAGGCACCATGACAGTTTCAGACTATTACAAGAAACTCAAAGATCTCTGGGACGAATTAGAAACATATCAAACACCTCTCACATGTAACGAGATGAAAGCACACAATacacaaaaggaagaagatcggATGATGCAATTCCTTATGGGCCTCAACGACACCTACAACGGTGTTCGCGGGAATATCCTCATGATGTCGCCATTGCCTAATGTCCGCCAAGCCTATTCACTTGTCGTTCAAGACGAAACACAGCAACAAATAACATCAGGACCAACAGAGAATTTTTCCATTGCCGTTGCGATTCACAGCCGATCAAACAATATGTCGAATAATTCGACGAACAAACACTGTGAGCACTCTGATAGAAACTGTCATACAATCGAAGAATGTCGGACCCTTAAATTCCATTGCAAGTATTGTGATAGGAGAGGCCACACTGAGGATAgatgtaaatttaaaaatgggGCATGGGTTCCCAATGACACAGGAATTCAAGGCAATAGGCATAATCAATCTAAGCAACAACGTCAAGGGTCTAGAGGGCACATCAATTCACGTGGGTCCTTTCCTACTGCCCACGCCGCAGACACAGCTCCATCGCATGAGGCCCAATCATATGGTTTCAGTGCACCAACCCAGCCAGCCTCTCAATCCAACCCTTTACATGGGTTTTCTGCAGAGCAACTCCAAGAACTAGCACATGCTGTTTCTATGATGAGTTCAACTCATTCCTCTGGTAATAGCAATGCTTATGCAAATGCTGCAGGTCTGGCTTCTTTTTCCATTCCTTCCATAAATTCTGTGTTCACTAAACCTTGGATTTTAGATAGTGGAGCTACTGATCACATCACTTATGATCCCAGACTTTTCACTAAAACTGAATAA